One part of the Pristis pectinata isolate sPriPec2 chromosome 15, sPriPec2.1.pri, whole genome shotgun sequence genome encodes these proteins:
- the myf5 gene encoding myogenic factor 5, translated as MDIMVDCHFSPSDLFYDHSCLSSPEEADFADDSEQGAVVFGDHKLQSRGTDEEEHIKAPNGHHQAGHCLVWACKACKRKSSNTDRRKAATMRERRRLKKVNQAFETLKRCTSANPNQRLPKVEILRNAISYIESLQELLREQVANYYSLPGNGNSEPGSPISNCSDGMMGCNSPVWSRRNINFDRIYCSELQNVCSSSRGLAVSSLDYLSNIVERISPSPERCLISGPDGRTTSPLVSDSSQPTTPSQPVYHVL; from the exons ATGGATATCATGGTCGACTGCCACTTTTCTCCATCCGATCTGTTCTACGATCATTCTTGTCTGTCATCGCCCGAGGAAGCAGATTTTGCAGATGATTCCGAGCAAGGCGCGGTAGTGTTTGGGGACCACAAGCTGCAGTCCCGTGGAACTGATGAAGAGGAACATATCAAAGCACCAAATGGCCATCATCAAGCTGGCCACTGCCTGGTGTGGGCTTGCAAAGCTTGCAAACGCAAAAGCTCCAACACCGACAGGAGGAAGGCAGCTACcatgagggagaggaggagacttAAGAAAGTTAACCAGGCTTTCGAGACTCTGAAGAGATGCACAAGCGCCAACCCGAACCAGCGACTGCCTAAAGTGGAGATTCTGAGAAACGCCATCAGCTACATCGAGAGCCTGCAGGAGCTTCTCAGGGAACAGGTGGCGAACTATTATAGCCTCCCGGGCAATGGCAATTCGGAGCCGGGAAGCCCCATATCCAATTGTTCAGACGGAATG ATGGGATGTAACAGTCCCGTTTGGTCGAGAAGGAACATCAACTTTGACCGCATTTACTGTTCGGAATTACAGAATG TTTGTTCCAGCAGCCGAGGCCTTGCTGTTTCCAGCTTGGACTATCTGTCCAATATAGTGGAGCGGATTTCACCGTCCCCCGAGCGTTGTCTCATTTCAGGACCGGACGGAAGGACCACATCCCCGCTTGTCAGCGATTCCTCGCAGCCTACCACTCCCAGCCAACCAGTCTATCATGTGCTTTAG